In the Theobroma cacao cultivar B97-61/B2 chromosome 1, Criollo_cocoa_genome_V2, whole genome shotgun sequence genome, one interval contains:
- the LOC18612324 gene encoding anthocyanidin 3-O-glucosyltransferase 6, translating to MKKAELVFVPMPRMGHLVSTVELAKLLVDLNSNLSITVLIIKTPYDPNLTAYIDSLIADTVTISTRIKFINLPQDEAQKGIPPNKFMTTIIQIQRPHIKEAIAKIVQYSNSVPNSPRLVGFVLDMFFTALVDLANEFGVASYIFYTSSAAFLGFQFYMQALRDEQNVDITKLKGSDAEFTIPSYVNPIAAKFFPPLMFKPETLIVLLDVARELREVKGIMVNSFLELESHAVDSFSNGEYPTVFPVGPILNLKSESRVHQNSNIMKWLDEQPLSSVVFICFGSMGSFGGDQVKEIARALEQSGHRFLWSLRQPLVELMMLSSTDYENVEEVLLEGFSERTATIGKIIGWAPQVAILGHPAIGGFVSHCGWNSTLESIWFGVPMATWPLYAEQQLNAFQMVMELGLGVEITWTDATVEIVSAENIERGIKCLMEQDSDVRNRAKEMSKQSRKALMEGGSSHSTLCRFIDDVIRNMP from the coding sequence ATGAAGAAGGCAGAGCTAGTATTCGTCCCAATGCCTAGAATGGGCCATTTGGTATCTACAGTGGAATTGGCTAAGCTTTTGGTGGATCTCAATTCCAATCTCTCCATCACCGTCCTCATCATCAAGACACCTTACGACCCAAATTTAACAGCCTACATTGACTCTCTTATTGCTGATACTGTTACCATCTCCACTCGCATCAAATTTATCAACCTCCCTCAAGATGAAGCCCAAAAAGGTATTCCTCCCAACAAGTTCATGACCACTATAATACAAATCCAGAGGCCCCACATAAAAGAGGCTATTGCCAAAATAGTTCAGTACTCCAACTCTGTACCAAACTCACCTCGACTCGTCGGGTTCGTTCTCGACATGTTTTTTACTGCTTTGGTAGATTTGGCTAACGAATTTGGTGTTGCTAGCTATATTTTTTACACCTCGAGTGCAGCTTTTCTTGGCTTCCAATTTTATATGCAAGCTCTTCGTGATGAGCAAAACGTTGACATCACCAAGTTAAAAGGCTCGGACGCTGAGTTCACCATACCCTCCTATGTCAACCCAATTGCTGCTAAATTCTTTCCCCCACTAATGTTCAAGCCCGAAACTTTGATTGTGCTCCTTGATGTGGCAAGGGAGCTTAGGGAAGTCAAGGGTATCATGGTAAATTCATTTTTGGAGCTTGAATCCCATGCGGTCGACTCCTTTTCTAATGGTGAATACCCGACTGTTTTTCCTGTGGGACCAATTTTGAATCTCAAGAGTGAAAGTAGGGTCCATCAGAATTCTAATATCATGAAATGGCTTGATGAACAACCTCTTTCATCGGTCGTGTTTATCTGCTTCGGGAGCATGGGGAGCTTTGGTGGGGATCAGGTGAAAGAGATTGCCCGCGCACTAGAGCAAAGTGGACACCGATTTTTGTGGTCCCTACGCCAACCCCTTGTCGAACTTATGATGTTAAGCTCAACTGATTACGAGAACGTGGAAGAGGTGTTGCTTGAAGGGTTCTCAGAACGAACGGCCACGATTGGTAAGATCATTGGATGGGCCCCGCAAGTGGCGATCTTGGGCCACCCTGCGATTGGAGGGTTTGTGTCTCACTGCGGGTGGAATTCTACGCTGGAGAGCATATGGTTCGGAGTACCAATGGCCACGTGGCCTCTTTACGCAGAGCAACAGCTGAATGCGTTTCAAATGGTGATGGAGCTGGGATTAGGGGTGGAGATTACGTGGACTGATGCGACAGTAGAAATTGTGAGTGCTGAGAATATAGAGAGAGGAATCAAGTGTTTGATGGAGCAGGATAGCGATGTTAGGAACAGAGCAAAGGaaatgagtaaacaaagtAGGAAGGCTTTGATGGAGGGTGGATCTTCACACTCCACGTTATGTCGTTTCATCGACGATGTAATTCGCAATATGCCATAA
- the LOC18612325 gene encoding zinc transporter 1 isoform X1, giving the protein MINFKQTQLLTFLCFLLILLPSTARGECTCEPEDEDRNKPLALKYKMAAIASILVAGAIGVCFPLLGKTVNALRPEKNLFFTIKAFAAGVILSTGFIHVLPDATESLTSPCLDENPWGKFPFAGLVAMTSAIATLMVDVFATSHYTKSHFNKTQHINGDEEKTGEHENHVHVHTHATHGHAHGSVSLVDRSGSSELLRHRVVSQVLELGIVVHSAIVGTSLGASESPKTIKPLVAALTFHQFFEGMGLGGCISQAQFKSRAVAIMALFFSLTTPVGIAIGIGISNIYDESSPTALIVEGLFNAASAGILIYMALVDLLAADFMSPKLQNNGILQAGASVALLLGAGLMSLLAIKSLTSLIHELPKKE; this is encoded by the exons ATGATCAACTTTAAGCAAACCCAGCTCTTGACattcctttgttttcttctcaTCCTACTCCCTTCCACAGCACGAGGGGAGTGTACTTGTGAACCTGAAGATGAAGATCGCAATAAGCCTCTAGCGCTCAAATACAAGATGGCTGCTATAGCTTCGATTCTTGTTGCTGGAGCAATAGGAGTTTGCTTTCCCCTGCTTGGAAAAACTGTCAACGCTTTACGTCCCGAGAAGAATTTATTCTTCACAATCAAAGCCTTTGCAGCCGGTGTGATATTGTCGACAGGATTTATCCACGTTCTTCCTGATGCTACTGAGAGCTTGACATCTCCTTGCCTCGATGAAAATCCTTGGGGGAAGTTTCCGTTCGCTGGATTGGTGGCTATGACTTCTGCGATTGCTACATTGATGGTTGATGTATTTGCTACTTCTCATTATACCAAGTCTCACTTTAATAAGACCCAACACATTAACGGCGATGAAGAGAAAACTGGGGAGCATGAAAATCACGTACATGTTCATACTCACGCAACTCATGGCCATGCTCATGGCTCTGTTTCTTTGGTTGATCGCTCCGGTTCATCTGAGCTTCTTCGACATCGAGTAGTGTCTCAG GTTTTGGAGTTGGGAATTGTGGTGCACTCTGCGATAGTAGGGACATCTTTGGGTGCTTCTGAAAGTCCAAAGACTATAAAGCCTTTGGTGGCTGCACTGACCTTTCACCAGTTCTTTGAGGGTATGGGACTTGGTGGATGTATTTCACAG GCACAATTCAAGTCTCGGGCTGTTGCAATCATGGcactctttttctctcttacaACCCCAGTTGGCATTGCCATAGGAATAGGGATATCAAATATATACGATGAGAGTAGCCCAACAGCTCTTATTGTTGAAGGGCTCTTCAACGCGGCGTCAGCTGGGATCTTAATATATATGGCGCTGGTCGATCTTCTTGCTGCAGATTTCATGAGCCCAAAATTGCAAAACAATGGAATACTTCAAGCAGGAGCAAGTGTTGCTCTTCTTCTTGGGGCTGGTCTTATGTCTCTCCTGGCT ATTAAGTCATTAACTTCCCTTATTCATGAGCTACCAAAAAAGGAATGA
- the LOC18612325 gene encoding zinc transporter 8 isoform X2 — MINFKQTQLLTFLCFLLILLPSTARGECTCEPEDEDRNKPLALKYKMAAIASILVAGAIGVCFPLLGKTVNALRPEKNLFFTIKAFAAGVILSTGFIHVLPDATESLTSPCLDENPWGKFPFAGLVAMTSAIATLMVDVFATSHYTKSHFNKTQHINGDEEKTGEHENHVHVHTHATHGHAHGSVSLVDRSGSSELLRHRVVSQVLELGIVVHSAIVGTSLGASESPKTIKPLVAALTFHQFFEGMGLGGCISQAQFKSRAVAIMALFFSLTTPVGIAIGIGISNIYDESSPTALIVEGLFNAASAGILIYMALVDLLAADFMSPKLQNNGILQAGASVALLLGAGLMSLLAVWA; from the exons ATGATCAACTTTAAGCAAACCCAGCTCTTGACattcctttgttttcttctcaTCCTACTCCCTTCCACAGCACGAGGGGAGTGTACTTGTGAACCTGAAGATGAAGATCGCAATAAGCCTCTAGCGCTCAAATACAAGATGGCTGCTATAGCTTCGATTCTTGTTGCTGGAGCAATAGGAGTTTGCTTTCCCCTGCTTGGAAAAACTGTCAACGCTTTACGTCCCGAGAAGAATTTATTCTTCACAATCAAAGCCTTTGCAGCCGGTGTGATATTGTCGACAGGATTTATCCACGTTCTTCCTGATGCTACTGAGAGCTTGACATCTCCTTGCCTCGATGAAAATCCTTGGGGGAAGTTTCCGTTCGCTGGATTGGTGGCTATGACTTCTGCGATTGCTACATTGATGGTTGATGTATTTGCTACTTCTCATTATACCAAGTCTCACTTTAATAAGACCCAACACATTAACGGCGATGAAGAGAAAACTGGGGAGCATGAAAATCACGTACATGTTCATACTCACGCAACTCATGGCCATGCTCATGGCTCTGTTTCTTTGGTTGATCGCTCCGGTTCATCTGAGCTTCTTCGACATCGAGTAGTGTCTCAG GTTTTGGAGTTGGGAATTGTGGTGCACTCTGCGATAGTAGGGACATCTTTGGGTGCTTCTGAAAGTCCAAAGACTATAAAGCCTTTGGTGGCTGCACTGACCTTTCACCAGTTCTTTGAGGGTATGGGACTTGGTGGATGTATTTCACAG GCACAATTCAAGTCTCGGGCTGTTGCAATCATGGcactctttttctctcttacaACCCCAGTTGGCATTGCCATAGGAATAGGGATATCAAATATATACGATGAGAGTAGCCCAACAGCTCTTATTGTTGAAGGGCTCTTCAACGCGGCGTCAGCTGGGATCTTAATATATATGGCGCTGGTCGATCTTCTTGCTGCAGATTTCATGAGCCCAAAATTGCAAAACAATGGAATACTTCAAGCAGGAGCAAGTGTTGCTCTTCTTCTTGGGGCTGGTCTTATGTCTCTCCTGGCTGTATGGGCTTAA
- the LOC18612328 gene encoding lysM domain receptor-like kinase 3, whose amino-acid sequence MLLKLISFLFFFISVSLISVESRCTKGCDEALASYYVWDNANLTFISEVLNSNIVPSSTINFDTILAYNKQVANKDSVEAFSRLNIPFPCDCINGEFLGHVFQFNVRPRDTYDRIATEYYSNLTTVEWLQQFNSYPPTNIPDTGMVNVTVNCSCGDAAISKDYGLFITYPLRPGETLNTVLTQTNLSSDLSGLVQSYNPEANFSAGTGLVFIPGKDANNSFRPLKSSTGISAGVIAGISVAAIAVLVLLAVGLYIGFFRKKVKGAALLSAASQDPSVQAGNVSGSKEAQSTGVIASSPGLAGITVDKSVEFSYEELAQATDNFSMANKIGEGGFGAVFYANLRGEEAAIKKMDMQASKEFLAELKVLTHVHHLNLVRLIGYCVEGSLFLVYEYIENGNLSQHLRGSSREPLPWSTRVQIALDSARGLEYIHEHTVPVYIHRDIKSANILIDKKFRGKVADFGLTKLTEVGSASLPTRLVGTFGYMPPEYAQYGDVSPKVDVYAFGVVLYELISAKEAIVKENGSVAESKGLVALFEDALNEPDPKEGLCKLIDPRLGDNYPLDSVFKMAQLAKACTQENPQLRPSMRSIVVALMTLSSSTEDWDVGSFYENHALVNLMSGR is encoded by the exons ATGTTACTAAAATTGatctcatttttattcttttttatctcAGTTTCCTTAATTTCAGTAGAATCAAGATGCACCAAAGGCTGCGATGAAGCCTTAGCATCGTACTACGTTTGGGACAATGCAAACTTGACCTTCATATCCGAGGTTCTTAACTCAAACATTGTACCTTCCTCGACAATTAATTTCGACACAATCCTCGCTTACAACAAACAAGTTGCCAACAAAGACAGCGTCGAGGCTTTTTCCAGACTCAACATTCCGTTCCCTTGCGATTGCATCAACGGCGAATTCCTCGGCCATGTGTTCCAATTCAATGTTAGGCCACGCGACACTTACGACAGGATAGCCACTGAGTATTATTCGAATTTGACGACGGTTGAATGGTTGCAGCAGTTTAATAGCTATCCGCCGACTAATATACCGGATACTGGGATGGTTAATGTGACGGTGAATTGTTCTTGTGGTGATGCTGCGATTTCGAAGGACTACGGATTGTTTATTACGTACCCGCTCCGACCCGGGGAGACTTTAAATACTGTGTTGACTCAGACGAATCTATCATCTGATTTATCGGGGTTGGTGCAGAGTTACAACCCCGAGGCGAATTTCAGCGCAGGGACCGGCTTGGTGTTTATTCCGGGCAAAG ATGCCAATAATAGTTTTCGACCCCTGAAATCAAG CACAG GAATTTCTGCTGGAGTTATTGCTGGGATATCTGTAGCAGCAATAGCAGTATTGGTGTTGCTGGCTGTTGGTCTATATATTGGATTTTTCCGAAAGAAGGTAAAGGGAGCAGCATTACTTTCAGCAGCCTCCCAAGATCCATCTGTTCAAGCTGGGAATG TTTCTGGAAGTAAAGAAGCACAATCAACTGGGGTCATTGCCTCTTCTCCTGGCCTTGCTGGCATTACTGTAGACAAATCAGTTGAGTTCTCATATGAAGAACTTGCCCAGGCGACTGATAATTTCAGTATGGCTAACAAGATTGGTGAAGGTGGCTTTGGGGCTGTTTTCTATGCAAACTTGAGAGGCGAG GAAGCCGCAATCAAGAAGATGGATATGCAAGCATCAAAAGAATTTCTAGCTGAATTAAAGGTTTTAACACATGTTCATCACCTGAACCTG GTGCGCTTAATCGGATACTGTGTTGAAGGCTCTCTTTTCCTAGTTTATGAATACATTGAGAATGGCAATCTTAGTCAGCATTTGCGAGGCTCAA GCAGGGAGCCACTTCCTTGGTCTACTCGAGTGCAAATTGCGCTTGACTCAGCCAGAGGTCTTGAATATATCCATGAGCATACTGTCCCTGTTTACATTCACCGTGACATTAAATCAGCTAATATATTGATAGACAAAAAATTCCGTGGAAAG GTTGCAGATTTTGGATTAACAAAATTGACTGAAGTTGGAAGTGCATCGCTACCTACACGTCTTGTTGGAACGTTTGGATACATGCCACCGGA ATATGCTCAATATGGTGATGTTTCTCCTAAAGTAGATGTATATGCCTTTGGGGTTGTGCTCTATGAACTTATCTCTGCTAAAGAAGCTATtgtcaaggaaaatggctctGTTGCTGAATCGAAGGGCCTTGTCGCTCTG TTCGAGGATGCTCTGAATGAGCCTGATCCTAAAGAAGGGCTTTGCAAACTTATTGATCCGAGGCTTGGAGATAATTACCCACTTGACTCTGTGTTCAAG ATGGCTCAGCTTGCCAAAGCGTGTACACAAGAAAATCCTCAACTACGACCGAGTATGAGGTCCATAGTGGTTGCCCTCATGACTCTCTCGTCGTCAACAGAGGATTGGGATGTTGGTTCTTTCTATGAAAATCATGCTCTTGTCAACCTTATGTCAGGACGATAG